The following proteins come from a genomic window of Ictalurus furcatus strain D&B chromosome 14, Billie_1.0, whole genome shotgun sequence:
- the oscp1a gene encoding protein OSCP1a, which translates to MSLRTLPLLIINLGGEMLYILDQRLRARNESDDKIQKGNQCWSEDDRKRVMNDIVGVMFCKGFMEESMQPQDMYSHRALRYMLTRLAHTSIMRLNSTSMDKMYDLMTMAFKYQIALCPRPRDLLLVSFNHMDGVRELVKDNPRLVNLINEAQRLIIEMYTPLSDGEFQLIRQTLLAFFQDMRVRVSIFLKENLQNADGSFAIPTSGPVPHGSEVPGLIRYVNSRGRLVRRREFVSGGSYTSTVRDASFDVSGDRVTRLGTNMYGVSSAEDTHTSGSSKHTCKRQQVCDDPNPLAKAELNLLAKLMGQMEVWDSVGADGGMRVNLFPSDQEEDEEGRLSAADEACGVVNIQAVKVSHSPEATFQICIFTVCVFLLLCRDGWRMFMQVCGSTHTHTHTSMKHFRLCIRGLCVYSQADTELTRIAAQFTDQDEAERPSDKGEDLLAMMDEL; encoded by the exons ATGTCTTTGAGGACTCTGCCTTTACTGATTATAAATCTGGGTGGAGAAATGCTTTATATTTTGGACCAGAGACTCCGAGCTCGGAATGAATCAGATGATAAAATACAGAAAGGTAATCAGT GTTGGTCAGAGGACGACAGGAAAAGAG tgatgAATGATATAGTGGGTGTGATGTTCTGTAAGGGGTTTATGGAGGAGTCGATGCAGCCGCAGGACATGTACTCACATCGAGCTCTGCGCTACATGCTAACACGCCTGGCTCACACTTCCATCATGAGGCTCAACTCCACCAGCATGGACAAG ATGTATGACCTGATGACGATGGCATTTAAGTATCAGATCGCCCTCTGTCCTCGGCCACGAGACTTACTGCTCGTCTCATTCAACCACATGGACGGGGTTCGGGAGCTCGTTAAAGACAATCCCCGCCTCGTTAACCTCATCAACGAGGCACAGCGTCTCATCATAGAG ATGTACACTCCTTTATCAGACGGCGAGTTTCAGCTCATACGGCAGACGCTCCTCGCTTTCTTTCAGGACATGCGTGTCAGG GTGTCCATTTTCCTGAAGGAGAATCTCCAGAACGCAGACGGGAGTTTTGCAATCCCGACGTCTGGGCCGGTGCCTCACGGCTCTGAAGTTCCCGGATTAATCAG GTATGTTAACAGCCGAGGCAGGCTGGTGAGGAGGCGCGAGTTCGTGAGTGGAGGCAGCTACACCAGCACCGTGAGAGACGCTTCATTCGACGTGTCCGGAGACCGAGTGACACGACTGGGCACTAACAT GTACGGTGTGAGCTCAGCCGAGGACACCCACACGTCAGGAAGCTCCAAACACACCTGTAAACGCCAACAG GTTTGCGATGATCCCAACCCTCTGGCTAAAGCAGAGCTGAACCTGTTAGCCAAGCTGATGGGACAGATGGAGGTTTGGGATTCGGTTGGTGCTGATGGAGGGATGAGAGTGAATCTGTTCCCCTCCGACCAGGAAGAGGACGAGGA GGGAAGGTTATCAGCGGCGGACGAGGCGTGCGGTGTGGTGAACATTCAGGCTGTGAAGGTGAGTCACAGCCCCGAGGCGACCTTTCAGATTTGcatatttactgtgtgtgtttttctattGTTATGCCGGGATGGGTGGAGGATGTTTATGCAGGTGTGTGGA agtacacatacacacacacacacgtccatgAAGCATTTCCGACTCTGTATTAGAGgactgtgtgtttattctcAGGCCGACACCGAGCTGACCCGCATCGCCGCCCAGTTCACCGATCAGGATGAAGCCGAGAGACCCAGCGACAAAGGAGAAGATCTGCTGGCCATGATGGATGAACTCTAA
- the lsm10 gene encoding U7 snRNA-associated Sm-like protein LSm10 → MATQSLAERTISENSLVVLLQGLHGQVTTVELRDESTARGRVLNVDAFMNVRLEDVLYRDRRGNVSEMADLFVTGRNVRYVHIPDHVDIVDTIQTQLDKIHRVRCFTEKGRKEYSKKKK, encoded by the coding sequence ATGGCGACTCAGTCGCTCGCCGAGCGCACCATCTCGGAGAACAGCCTGGTGGTGCTGCTGCAGGGTCTGCACGGTCAGGTGACCACGGTGGAGCTGCGGGACGAGAGCACGGCCCGGGGTCGCGTCCTCAACGTGGACGCCTTTATGAACGTGCGTCTGGAGGACGTCCTGTACCGGGACAGACGAGGGAACGTCTCGGAGATGGCCGACCTGTTCGTGACCGGCCGTAACGTGCGCTACGTCCACATTCCTGACCACGTGGATATCGTAGACACCATACAGACCCAGCTGGACAAGATCCACCGAGTGCGCTGCTTCACtgagaaagggaggaaggagtacagcaagaagaaaaaataa